The nucleotide sequence GTATTGTTCTGCAAATTATGAGATACAATAAAAAAAGCCCCGTTTCGTAAAACGGGGCTTTTTCGTTATCTTCAGAACTAGGCGGTTGCCATACGTTCTTCTTTTTCTTTCAGGCGACGTGCTACGACTTCTTCCTGAATGTTTCGAGGCACCTGAGCGTAACGGGAGAATTCCATACTGAATCCACCTTTACCCTGTGTCATCGAACGCAGTTCATTGGCGTAGTCAAACATGCTTGCCAGTGGTACTTCAGCGATGAAAGTACTGGTCCCCATGCGTGTTTCAGAAGTGTTGATCACACCACGTTTTTGTGCAATATGTCCGGATACCGGACCCTGATATTCTTCAGGGACTTCCACTTCCAGTTTCATGATGGGTTCCAGCAGAGCCATGTTAGACTTCTTCAGTGTTTCACGCATACAGTTGAAACCGGCAACGTTAAAGGCCATTTCTGATGAGTCGACATCATGGTATGAACCATCAGACAGAGTGGCTTTGACGCCCACCACTTCGCACTCGCAAAGCGGACCTTTTACCAGAGCACGCTGGAAGCCTTTATCGACAGCAGGAATGTATTCACGGGGAATACGGCCCTGGCTGATGTTGTTAACAAATTCATAAGCATCGCCGTCGGTTTCCACCGCCATAGGCTCAATCTTACCAACCACATGAGCGTACTGACCGGAACCACCAGTCTGCTTTTTGTGCTTGTGGTTGTATTCCACGGCAATCGTTGGTGTTTCACGGTAAGCAACACGTGGTTCACCAATGATACACTCTACTTTGTATTCACGCTTGATACGTTCAATGTAAACATCAAGATGCAACTGACCCATTCCAGCGATGATGGTCTGATTGGTTTCATCGTCTGTCATCACGTGGAAGGTCGGGTCTTCGCGGTTGAAGCGTTGAATGGCTTTGGCCAGTCGGTCTGCACCATCCCGGTCGAGTGGCTCGATCGAAAGACGAATCACTGGTTCTGGTACAAAAATACTTTCCAGAGCAAAGTTAACGTCACCACTACAGAACGTATCCCCGGAGGCACATTCCATTCCGACGGCAGCAATGATGTCACCGGCTTCACCACAGTCGACATCTTCACGACTGTCTGCGTGCATACGGACCAGACGGCCGAATCGCGTGGAATTACCCGTTCGTGTATTGATATAGCTTTGACCTTTTTCAAGCTTGCCCTGGTAGATACGCATGTAGGTCAATTGTCCGAATGTTTCATCGACAATTTTGAACGCCATGGCAACCAGAGGTTTGTCTGAAGAGTGCGACAGTTTCGTACGGAACGAATCACTGCTGGTATCTTCGGCACCTTCTTTGATCGCCTTCTGTTGTGCATCCAGGTCGATCGCAGTGATTTCGCGGTCGAGCGGACTGGGCAGGAAGCGAACGACTGCATCCAGCAGAGTCTGCACACCTTTGTTCTTGAAAGCAGTTCCCATCATCACGGGAGTGATTTCGTGAGACAGTGTGGCTTCGCGAATGACCTTGTAGATGTCTTCGACAGGCACGTCAGCTTCTTCCAGCAAAGCAACCATCAGGTCATCGCTGAACATGGAAAGTGTTTCCAGCATGTTCGCGCGGGCTTCTTCTGCGGCAGCTTTGAACTGTTCAGGAATGTCCCCGAAGACTTCGGTTTCGCCCTGCTCACCGGTGTAGGTAATGGCCTGCATGGTCACCAGGTCAACCACACCTTCGAAATGAGCGCCTTCGCCCATGGGAATCTGCAGCGGCAGTGGCACGACATGCAGTTTATCTGAAATCTGTTTGATCACGCTGGCAGAGTCGGCTCCGGTACGGTCCATCTTGTTGATGAAAGCGATACGGGGAACCTTATAACGTTTCATCTGGCGGTCGACTGTCAGTGACTGACTCTGAACTCCACCGACTGAGCAGAGTACGAGGATCGCACCGTCAAGTACACGGAGACTACGTTCCACTTCGACAGTAAAGTCAACGTGACCTGGAGTATCGATGATGTTGATCGTGGTGTCTTTCCACTGCACCTGTGTGGCAGCAGACGCGATGGTAATTCCTCGCTCGCGTTCCAGATCCATACTATCCATCGTAGCGCCACCATCGCCGCCTCGAACTTCACGAACTTTGTGAATTCGTCCTGAGTAGTACAGAACTCGTTCGGTAAGTGTGGTTTTACCAGAATCGATGTGAGCCGAAATTCCAATGTTTCGATACTTGTCCAGATTTTTCATGGCTTTAATGCACGTTCACTAAGGATAACATGTTATGGATACAATTCGGACGGCAACATACCGTCCTCGTCAAAGCGCTCAATACTAGTCGGAACTTTTTGAGAAGAAACACTCAAGCTTTACAGGGGGGTAGGCCCTGCAAAATCGCATCACTCTACTACTGTGATGGCTGACCCGGCAGGTTTGTTAAACAAGGGATCACTAACATCCGGAACGTTTCGCAAGTAGACAATCTGAGCGTAAGGTGTGAGCGTAGAATCTTATCGTTGTATCGTCTTCGGGGGAAGAGGATTTTTGGTTAAATTCCGAAAACTCCCTGATTAATTGCGCAATCAGTATAGTCAAATTTGACTGAAAAAGAAAGCAGTCAATCACAGGGAGAGGCATCAGAGCACCTCTCCCTGTGGATAAAATTAGACTGAGAATAGTCTTACGCTTTTTCTTCCAGTACAGCCTGTGCTGCCGCCAGACGGGCGATCGGCACCCGGAAAGGTGAGCAGCTGACGTAATCCAGGCCCAGTTCATGGCAGAAGATCACACTGGCAGGGTCACCACCATGTTCACCACAAATACCGATTTTGAGCTCGGGGCGAGTACCGCGACCACGCTCGACACCTGTCTGCATGAGACGTCCGACACCATCCTGATCGATGGTCTGGAACGGGTCGGAAGGGATGATGTCGTTTTCACGGTAGTGGCCGATGAAGGTACCATAATCATCACGGCTCATTCCCAGGGTCGTCTGGGTCAGGTCATTGGTTCCGAAACTGAAGAACTCAGCGGTTTCAGCAATCTGATCTGCACAGATGGCAGCTCGTGGAAGCTCAACCATGGTACCAACCAGGTAATTGACTTTGACGCCTTTCTCTTCGAGTACTTTTTCAGCTTCTGCACGGATGATGCCAGCCTGGTCATCAAATTCAGTTTTGAAGCCGGCCAGGGGAACCATGATTTCAGGGAAGACTTCAATGCCTTCATTCTGAACGTCACAGGCAGCTTCCATGATGGCTCGAGCCTGCATGGCTGTGATTTCCGGGTAAACAATACCCAGACGACAGCCACGATGACCCAGCATCGGATTCAATTCATGCAGTTCTTCCACACGACGACGGATGAACTCAACCGAGACACCCAGTTCGTTCGCCAGTTCTTCTCCCAGAGTGGGGTTCTCTTCGAGGTGACGGTCAGAAAGGAACTCGTGCAGTGGTGGGTCTAACAGGCGAATGGTGACAGGTAGTCCGTTCATCGCCCGGAAGATACCTGCAAAGTCTTCTCGCTGGAACGGCAGCAGCTTGTTGACTGCTTTGGTTCGTGACTCGACATCGCCGGCGGCAATCATTTCACGGATTTCAGCCAGGTGATGGAAGAACATGTGCTCGGTACGACACAGGCCGATACCCTGGGCACCGAAGGAGATCGCTTCGGCAGCCTGATCGGGCTGGTCGGCATTGGTGCGAACTTTGAGTTTGCGGATTTCATCGACCCAGGTCATCAACTGCTCATAGCGCTGATAAGTTTCGGAATCTTCCGGCTTCATCGTTTTGGAAATCAGGACTTCGACGATTTCACTGGGCTTGGTTTCGACTTTGCCGGCAAAAACTTCTCCGGTGAAACCATCGATGCTGATCCAGTCGCCTTTCTTGAGAACCTTATCACCTTTGGTAATGGTTCCGGCAGCAGAATCGATTTTCAACTCGGATGCACCGACGATACAGGCCTTACCCATCTGGCGACTGACCAGAGCAGCGTGAGAGCTGGCTCCGCCCAGTGCAGTCAGAATCCCTTTGGAAACCCGCATACCACGCAGGTCTTCCGGGCTGGTCTCACGTCGCACCAGAACCAGCTGGGCTGAGTTGTCTTTGTTGTAGATCGCTTCGGCATCTTCTGCACTGAAGCAGATGTGACCACAGGCGGCACCAGGGCCAGCATTGATGCCTTTGGTAAGCAGATCGCCCGCTTTGGCTGCCTTTTCTTTTTCAGCAGGGTCAAAAATCGGCTGCAGCAACTGGTTCAAGTCGTCTGCAGGAATACGCTTTTTGGTGATGGCCTGTTCTTTGCTGACCAGACCTTCATTGACCATATCGACGGCAATACGGACTGCGGCAAAACCGGTTCGTTTGGCATTACGGGTCTGCAGCATCCAGACTTTTCCACGTTGAATGGTGAATTCAATGTCCTGCACGTCTTTGTAATGCTGTTCCAGTTTGCGTCCGATATCGTCGAGCTGTTTGTATCCTTCGGGCAGATCAGTGCTCAGTGTGGATTCGATCTGCTTGGGAGTCCGGATACCGGCAACCACGTCTTCACCTTGGGCGTTGATCAGGTAATCGCCGCAGAAACCGGGTTCACCGGTAGAGCAGTTACGGGTCAGGCCAACGCCTGTTGCACAGTCATCGCCGAGGTTTCCGTAAACCATGGCCTGGACGTTACACGCGGTTCCCCAGTTGTGGGGAATGCCGTAGTCACGACGGTAAACGACAGCCCGGTCATTGTCCCAGCTGCTGAATACGGCTCCGATGGCACCCCAGATCTGCTGTTTGGGGTCCGTGGGGAAGTCCTGACCGGTTCCTTCTTTGATCAGTGCTTTGAATTCGGCAACCAGTTCTTTCAGCTGCTCTGCATTCAGTTCGGAATCGTACTGGACGCCGGCTTTCTCACGTTTGGCTTCCAATGCGTGTTCGAACGGATCTTCGTCGGCACCTTTCATTCCGAGAACCACGTCGCCGTACATCTGGACGAAGCGACGATAGCTGTCCCAGGCGAATGCTTCATTGCCGGACTGTTTAGCGAGTGCTTCAACAGTGGTATCATTCAGGCCGATGTTCAAGACGGTGTCCATCATGCCGGGCATGGATTCGCGAGCACCAGAGCGGCAGGAAACCAGCAGGGGGTTGGTATCACAGCCGAATTTGGCACCCATGGCTTCTTCCACCTTCGCCAGTGCTTCTTCAACTTGTGCTTCCACACCTTCCGGGTATTCACCCTTGGTCTTGCTGTAGTGAATGCAGACTTCCGTGTTCAAAGTGAAACCAGCGGGGACAGGAAGGCCGATATTAATCATTTCTGCCAGGTTAGCACCTTTACCACCGAGGCTGTTGCGCAATGTCGCATCGCCATCTGCTTTTCCATCTCCGAAGAAGTACACATACTTTTGACCTGACATACTTATTTCCTCTTAGTGTTAATTGGGCAGGCTTTCGGTTCCTTCACGCAAAGAAACCGGTTGCTGACCAGTACATATCTATTGTTCAGAAGCGTGATGCTTCTCGTTAAGATGAGGGATTGAATTTCAACCCTCTCTCATGCATATTTCCGGAGCTCGCGGCAGTCAGCAAAGAATTTACAGACTGCTGATTGTCTTTCCAGAGAAAGACCAGTCGCTGGCGGTTGATATCCAGTTGATCCGATTTGGGTTTAACGGCTTCAGAATTTGCCCTGGTCAGTCATCTCGCCGAGCGAATGACTGGAATCCTGTACGTTCAACCATCGGTTTGCAGCATATTTACTAGGGACACTACCATTGCTCAGTCTCAGCGTCAAGCGACTGACCACAATCGGGTTAAACGCCTTGTGAATTCGATGGATTGCTCCGAAAACCTTACGTGAAATCTCTCAAAAAATTTTCCTTTCGCGGGAACTGAGTAAATAAGCATGGAAAATCGTTCGACCTGTGATACCATGACAGACAGGGCTCAATGTTTCATTTGTACACTCATTTCTGGTTGGGTCGCAATAAGCGTTTTCTAAGTAGTCACTTACACACTCTTTCTTCCCTTTCGGGCCACAGCGATGATAGCGAGATTGATTCCGGTTAATGGAGGCCAGCCGATCCTGATTAAAAAGGATGTGACCGTCGTTGGGCGGAAGTCAGATTTGTGTGACATACAGATTGATAAAAACAGTATTTCCAAGATCCATTGTGTGATTATTAAAACAGATGGCCTGCTGTTTGTACGGGATCTATGCAGCACAAATGGAACACGGGTGAATGGTCAGAAAATTATCCGCGGTGCCTTATTACCCGGGGATGAGCTTTCACTGGCCTCAACGAAATTTGAGGTAGAGCTTGCGGGGGATCCTAAGGAGGACGATCCGGAAGTCGGAGTGCATCAAAGGACCGAAATGCTGACCGCATTCAACCTGGATATACAGCAGGAAGAAGAAGCACTTGATTCCGACAGTGAAAATGGCAGCGAGATCAAGCTGATCTCCGAGTGACGTTCTCGACCCGCATCGCCTTTAGCTGGCCAGTTGCAGTGTCAGTTCTTCCTCATTCAGAGAGACGATTGCGATTCCCAGTTTGTCTGCCAGGTCGGCGACTTCTTTCTGATCAATCATAATTGTCTGATTGCTTTCAATCGCCAGAACCCGTCCGCCCGCTTCATGCATGGTCTGTAGTGTTTTGATACCAACGGTGGGAACATCGAACCGGCGATCCTGTTGGGGCTTTGCCACTTTGACGACGGTGAAACCGCCCCGTTTACACAACTGGCCCGCACGTTGAATTGCCCGGTCGGTGCCTTCGATGGCTTCGACCGCGATCACTGCTTTATCGTTGATCACGATACTTTGTCCGATATCCAGTTGTCCCATCTGTTTGGCGATGTCCCATCCCATTTTGATATCTTCCCATTGGGAATGACTGGGGCGTCGTTTGGTCAGAAATCCGTGCTTCACGAGTAACTCCGGGCAAAAATCCAATGCAGAATCAAAGAAAATATTGTCACGTTCAAATTCTTTAATCACAGCCAGCAGCAGGGTGTCATCTTTGCGATCTTTTTTGGCATAGCGATACCACATATGCAGCGTGCGCAGATCAGGTAATAATTTTAAAATTCGGAAGGGGCTGAACAGGACCGTCTTCTCGATCTTGCCTGCCATCACAATGCGATTGACGTCTTCCCGCTGGAACAGCTTGATGGCTCGGCCGATACGTGCCAGTGGGATCCAGTGAAAGATGTCGCAGACTTCGGTTAATTCTTCACTGGCCATGCCAAAGATGCCCAGGCAGCAGACTGAATATCCCTGTTGCCGCGCCTGTTCCGCAAACACAATGGGGAAGCGACCCGCTCCTGCCAGAAGTCCGATTTGACGGTGAGAATGATCTGAGTTGTTCGTTTGCAATTCTTTCATCGATTTTTCAGAGTTCAAATTGAATCTTGTCGGAAGAGTGAACAGAGCCCGCCGCCTGGTCACTTGTCGGCAGTGAGTTGATTCAGGCTCTCGAGTTGCTGGCTCATCTGTTTGATCTGGTTTTCCAGTTCACGAATCTGTTTTCTCATCTCGGGAACTTTGCGAATCGACATTACGATCTTACGCTGTTCTTTTTCCGGGGCAGCCGGAGTCCCGATGTGGACTTCTCCAGGTGGGATATCCCGATGCACACCAGCCCGCGCACCCAGGGTCGCCTGGTCTCCAATATGTACATGGTCTGCTACTCCAACCTGACCGGCACACCGTACGTAGTCTCCGGTTGTGATGGAACCGGCGAAGCCTACCTGTGATGCGAAGGCATTATGTTTTCCGATTTCACAGTTGTGGGCAATCATGACCTGGTTATCGATTTTCGTGCCTTCACCTATCACGGTGGGGCCGATCATGCCCCGGTCGATCGTGGTGCCTGCGCCGATTTCTACATCATCCTCAATCCGTACGCTGCCCAGGTGAGGGATTTTAATAAATCGGCCTGCTTCAAACCGGTAACCGAATCCGTCGCATCCCAACACAGCTGCAGCGTGGATCAATACTCGATTGCCAAGTTTCACATCTGGATAAAACACGGCGTTAGCATGAATGGTGACATCGTCGCCAATGACGCAGTCTTCTCCAAT is from Gimesia maris and encodes:
- the fusA gene encoding elongation factor G translates to MKNLDKYRNIGISAHIDSGKTTLTERVLYYSGRIHKVREVRGGDGGATMDSMDLERERGITIASAATQVQWKDTTINIIDTPGHVDFTVEVERSLRVLDGAILVLCSVGGVQSQSLTVDRQMKRYKVPRIAFINKMDRTGADSASVIKQISDKLHVVPLPLQIPMGEGAHFEGVVDLVTMQAITYTGEQGETEVFGDIPEQFKAAAEEARANMLETLSMFSDDLMVALLEEADVPVEDIYKVIREATLSHEITPVMMGTAFKNKGVQTLLDAVVRFLPSPLDREITAIDLDAQQKAIKEGAEDTSSDSFRTKLSHSSDKPLVAMAFKIVDETFGQLTYMRIYQGKLEKGQSYINTRTGNSTRFGRLVRMHADSREDVDCGEAGDIIAAVGMECASGDTFCSGDVNFALESIFVPEPVIRLSIEPLDRDGADRLAKAIQRFNREDPTFHVMTDDETNQTIIAGMGQLHLDVYIERIKREYKVECIIGEPRVAYRETPTIAVEYNHKHKKQTGGSGQYAHVVGKIEPMAVETDGDAYEFVNNISQGRIPREYIPAVDKGFQRALVKGPLCECEVVGVKATLSDGSYHDVDSSEMAFNVAGFNCMRETLKKSNMALLEPIMKLEVEVPEEYQGPVSGHIAQKRGVINTSETRMGTSTFIAEVPLASMFDYANELRSMTQGKGGFSMEFSRYAQVPRNIQEEVVARRLKEKEERMATA
- the ppdK gene encoding pyruvate, phosphate dikinase; this translates as MSGQKYVYFFGDGKADGDATLRNSLGGKGANLAEMINIGLPVPAGFTLNTEVCIHYSKTKGEYPEGVEAQVEEALAKVEEAMGAKFGCDTNPLLVSCRSGARESMPGMMDTVLNIGLNDTTVEALAKQSGNEAFAWDSYRRFVQMYGDVVLGMKGADEDPFEHALEAKREKAGVQYDSELNAEQLKELVAEFKALIKEGTGQDFPTDPKQQIWGAIGAVFSSWDNDRAVVYRRDYGIPHNWGTACNVQAMVYGNLGDDCATGVGLTRNCSTGEPGFCGDYLINAQGEDVVAGIRTPKQIESTLSTDLPEGYKQLDDIGRKLEQHYKDVQDIEFTIQRGKVWMLQTRNAKRTGFAAVRIAVDMVNEGLVSKEQAITKKRIPADDLNQLLQPIFDPAEKEKAAKAGDLLTKGINAGPGAACGHICFSAEDAEAIYNKDNSAQLVLVRRETSPEDLRGMRVSKGILTALGGASSHAALVSRQMGKACIVGASELKIDSAAGTITKGDKVLKKGDWISIDGFTGEVFAGKVETKPSEIVEVLISKTMKPEDSETYQRYEQLMTWVDEIRKLKVRTNADQPDQAAEAISFGAQGIGLCRTEHMFFHHLAEIREMIAAGDVESRTKAVNKLLPFQREDFAGIFRAMNGLPVTIRLLDPPLHEFLSDRHLEENPTLGEELANELGVSVEFIRRRVEELHELNPMLGHRGCRLGIVYPEITAMQARAIMEAACDVQNEGIEVFPEIMVPLAGFKTEFDDQAGIIRAEAEKVLEEKGVKVNYLVGTMVELPRAAICADQIAETAEFFSFGTNDLTQTTLGMSRDDYGTFIGHYRENDIIPSDPFQTIDQDGVGRLMQTGVERGRGTRPELKIGICGEHGGDPASVIFCHELGLDYVSCSPFRVPIARLAAAQAVLEEKA
- a CDS encoding FHA domain-containing protein gives rise to the protein MIARLIPVNGGQPILIKKDVTVVGRKSDLCDIQIDKNSISKIHCVIIKTDGLLFVRDLCSTNGTRVNGQKIIRGALLPGDELSLASTKFEVELAGDPKEDDPEVGVHQRTEMLTAFNLDIQQEEEALDSDSENGSEIKLISE
- a CDS encoding LpxI family protein, yielding MKELQTNNSDHSHRQIGLLAGAGRFPIVFAEQARQQGYSVCCLGIFGMASEELTEVCDIFHWIPLARIGRAIKLFQREDVNRIVMAGKIEKTVLFSPFRILKLLPDLRTLHMWYRYAKKDRKDDTLLLAVIKEFERDNIFFDSALDFCPELLVKHGFLTKRRPSHSQWEDIKMGWDIAKQMGQLDIGQSIVINDKAVIAVEAIEGTDRAIQRAGQLCKRGGFTVVKVAKPQQDRRFDVPTVGIKTLQTMHEAGGRVLAIESNQTIMIDQKEVADLADKLGIAIVSLNEEELTLQLAS
- the lpxD gene encoding UDP-3-O-(3-hydroxymyristoyl)glucosamine N-acyltransferase: MSTTVEWIAQELNCLVKGNQRLEIHGAESVLKAGPHDITFVGDELNLKRLRSSNAGAVLLEKRLEESFEKSFGEAPFTSIAVVDAQAAFIKIIQKLRPSRPLPEIGVSLQAQISDNVELGENCQIYPQVTIRPGVRIGKNCRIYPGVYIGEDCVIGDDVTIHANAVFYPDVKLGNRVLIHAAAVLGCDGFGYRFEAGRFIKIPHLGSVRIEDDVEIGAGTTIDRGMIGPTVIGEGTKIDNQVMIAHNCEIGKHNAFASQVGFAGSITTGDYVRCAGQVGVADHVHIGDQATLGARAGVHRDIPPGEVHIGTPAAPEKEQRKIVMSIRKVPEMRKQIRELENQIKQMSQQLESLNQLTADK